One Rissa tridactyla isolate bRisTri1 chromosome 4, bRisTri1.patW.cur.20221130, whole genome shotgun sequence DNA window includes the following coding sequences:
- the SEC23A gene encoding protein transport protein Sec23A: MTTFLEFIQQNEDRDGVRFSWNVWPSSRLEATRMVVPVAALFTPLKERPDLPPIQYEPVLCSRTTCRAVLNPLCQVDYRAKLWACNFCYQRNQFPPTYAGISEMNQPAELLPQFSSIEYVVQRGPQMPLIFLYVVDTCMEDEDLQALKESMQMSLSLLPPTALVGLITFGRMVQVHELGCEGISKSYVFRGTKDLSAKQLQEMLGLTKAAVSQVGRGPQVQQPPPSNRFLQPVQKIDMNLTDLLGELQRDPWPVPQGKRPLRSSGVALSIAVGLLECTFPNTGARIMMFIGGPATQGPGMVVGDELKLPIRSWHDIEKDNAKYVKKGTKHFEALANRAATNGHVIDIYACALDQTGLLEMKCCPNYTGGYMVMGDSFNTSLFKQTFQRVFTKDMQGQFKMGFGGTLEIKTSREVKISGAIGPCVSLNSKGPCVSENEIGTGGTCQWKICGLNPTTTLALYFEVVNQHNAPIPQGGRGAIQFVTQYQHSSGQRRIRVTTVARNWADAQTQIQNIAASFDQEAAAILMARLAVYRAETEEGPDVLRWLDRQLIRLCQKFGDYHKDDPSSFRFSETFSLYPQFMFHLRRSPFLQVFNNSPDESSYYRHHFMRQDLTQSLIMVQPILYAYSFNGPPEPVLLDSSSILPDRILLMDTFFQILIYHGETIAQWRKSGYQDMPEYENFHHLLQAPIDDAQEILHSRFPMPRYIDTEHGGSQARFLLSKVNPSQTHNNMYAWGQESGAPILTDDVSLQVFMDHLKKLAVSSAA, encoded by the exons ATGACAACCTTCCTGGAATTTATCCAGCAGAATGAGGACAGAGATGGAGTTAGATTCAGCTGGAACGTTTGGCCTTCAAGTCGTCTTGAAGCCACAAGAATGGTAGTCCCGGTGGCTGCCCTCTTCACGCCACTGAAAGAACGGCCAGACTTGCCTCCTATTCAGTATGAGCCAGTTTTGTGCAGCAGGACCACGTGTCGAGCGGTTCTGAATCCTTTATG CCAAGTGGATTATCGAGCGAAACTCTGGGCTTGCAACTTTTGTTATCAGAGAAATCAg TTTCCTCCTACCTATGCTGGCATATCTGAAATGAACCAGCCAGCTGAACTTTTACCTCAGTTCTCCAGCATTGAATATGTAGTGCAG CGTGGTCCTCAGATGCCTTTGATATTTCTTTATGTTGTGGACACATGCATGGAAGATGAAGACTTGCAAGCTCTGAAGGAATCCATGCAAATGTCGCTTAGTCTCCTGCCACCAACTGCATTAGTAGGTCTCATTACCTTTGGCCGAATGGTGCAAGTTCATGAGCTTGGCTGTGAAGGAATTTCCAAAAGTTATGTCTTCAGAGGAACAAAGGATCTGTCTGCAAAACAGCTGCAG GAAATGCTAGGGCTTACAAAAGCAGCTGTTTCACAAGTCGGTCGGGGTCCTCAAGTGCAGCAGCCACCACCTTCTAACAG ATTTTTGCAACCAGTGCAGAAAATTGATATGAATCTTACTGATCTTTTGGGTGAACTGCAACGGGATCCTTGGCCCGTTCCACAAGGAAAACGGCCCTTACGTTCTTCTGGAGTAGCTCTTTCTATAGCTGTAGGGCTCCTTGAG tgcaCTTTTCCTAATACCGGTGCACGTATAATGATGTTCATTGGAGGACCAGCTACGCAAGGACCTGGCATGGTTGTAGGGGACGAATTGAAGTTACCTATAAGATCATGGCATGACATCGAAAAAGACAATGCTAAATATGTTAAAAAGGGTACTAAG CATTTTGAAGCCCTGGCTAATCGGGCTGCGACAAATGGTCATGTTATTGACATATATGCGTGTGCATTGGATCAGACTGGTCTTCTGGAGATGAAGTGTTGTCCCAACTACACTGG AGGCTACATGGTGATGGGAGACTCTTTCAATACATCTTTATTCAAACAAACCTTTCAGAGAGTTTTCACAAAAGATATGCAAGGACAATTTAAAATGGGATTTGGTGGCACATTAGAAATAAAG ACTTCAAGAGAAGTAAAGATTTCTGGAGCGATTGGACCCTGTGTCTCACTCAACTCTAAAGGACCTTGTGTCTCAGAAAAT GAGATTGGAACAGGAGGTACCTGTCAGTGGAAGATTTGTGGACTTAATCCTACTACAACACTTGCACTGTACTTCGAGGTGGTCAACCAG CACAATGCTCCCATTCCTCAAGGAGGACGCGGCGCAATCCAGTTCGTGACTCAGTACCAGCATTCCAGCGGGCAGAGGCGTATCAGAGTGACCACAGTTGCCAGAAA ctggGCAGATGCACAGACGCAGATTCAAAACATCGCTGCATCTTTTGACCAGGAAGCCGCTGCCATTCTCATGGCTAGATTGGCCGTGTACAGGGCAGAGACAGAAGAGGGGCCTGATGTGCTTAGGTGGCTGGACAGACAACTTATACGACTG TGTCAGAAATTTGGAGACTATCACAAGGATGATCCAAGCTCCTTCAGGTTTTCAGAAACCTTTTCACTTTACCCGCAG tttatgTTTCACTTGAGAAGATCTCCTTTCTTACAAGTTTTTAATAACAGTCCAGATGAGAGCTCATACTACCGCCATCATTTCATGCGTCAGGATCTAACCCAGTCGCTTATCATGGTTCAGCCGATTCTTTATGCCTACTCTTTCAATGGGCCTCCAGAG cCTGTTCTTCTGGATAGCAGCAGCATTTTACCAGATCGCATTCTCCTTATGGACACCTTTTTCCAGATCCTTATTTATCATGGAGAG ACCATAGCTCAGTGGCGTAAATCAGGTTACCAAGATATGCCGGAATATGAAAACTTTCATCACTTGCTACAAGCTCCAATAGATGATGCCCAAGAAATTCTCCATTCCAGATTTCCAATGCCCAGATACATTGATACAGAGCATGGAGGAAGCCAG gctCGTTTCCTGCTTTCAAAAGTAAATCCCTCTCAGACTCATAACAATATGTATGCATGGGGACAG